A genome region from Acidobacteriota bacterium includes the following:
- a CDS encoding FG-GAP-like repeat-containing protein, protein MSPVLPAGPTRLPILFILAILVPGSSLPGHATRFSEHLILDDYTYAFGVAAADLDGDGDLDLTSSDAFGHDSLYWLENDGSGNFRRHFIFRDDPERLERHAIGDVDGDGNLDVVAVKNLHGNLLWFRNGGNPGDGRLWQRLVITRAMPYAYDVELADLDGDGDMDAAASAWKGSHFFWFENRGWPGTGGWPRHRIEDDLRARDNGPAQTLTIRAADFDGDGDQDLLATVHEADLVAWYENQGGRDRGKVSWKRHSVDAETPYPTHGQPVDMDRDGDMDIVMALGMHADPGDANTHQVAWYENTGNPAAGAWPKHVLARGFQDAFEVVAGDLDGDGDLDAAATSWRSPGRVAWFENPGLPGRLWRTRVLKEDWRSANQLLLADLNGDGRLDIVACAERGSQELRWWRNEGPQPDAGDVRRRERTTARDGIPEPPASGPFRDLDDAILGDAVIVSGKELFIDDHVIQELKGARRVLKRAVKHRGNPLMVPDRPWETQKLNRGAVLYDEPEGIFKMWYPYFVKEEKTADGWEIEGVLGYATSRDGLAWDKPIINTRDGNNLADAPVHANPPAVFKDPADPDPRRRYKMMYGGVDPKVPNGWATFVAYSPDGIRWTPEPLNPVVPHSDTICSVHWDPRSGAYVSYLRFGPPNIRLIARTQSEDFVHWSPKLTVIRRTRMDEPFATQHYGMKIMPYEGVYIGLLEAYHGQTDAPIPTDKLWMDRADTQLTFSRNGLTWTRVGPEGAIPHGQLEQDGRDWRRIARKSAILSYGEHGQDWDWGSVYAFQPPLAVGDQIRIYYLGSTTRHGGVRYHGDTESSGVGLATLRLDGFVAVQAAKAGTLTTKPLVFVGDELEVNADAEGGTIRVEVLAPDGRVIEGFGREDCKPLTTDSVRHVLEWNGNRDCHPIQGRPIRLRFHLERAELYSFTPRIRHIQYVPTE, encoded by the coding sequence ATGAGTCCCGTCCTTCCGGCCGGTCCCACCCGACTTCCGATTCTCTTCATCCTGGCCATCCTGGTTCCCGGCTCTTCCCTGCCGGGACACGCCACCAGATTCTCCGAGCACCTGATCCTCGACGACTACACCTACGCCTTCGGCGTGGCGGCGGCGGACCTGGACGGCGACGGCGACCTGGACCTGACCAGCTCCGACGCCTTCGGACACGATTCCCTCTACTGGCTGGAGAACGACGGCTCCGGAAACTTCCGGCGCCATTTCATCTTCAGAGACGACCCCGAACGCCTGGAGCGCCACGCCATCGGTGACGTGGACGGTGACGGCAACCTGGACGTGGTGGCGGTCAAGAACCTCCATGGCAACCTGCTCTGGTTTCGCAATGGCGGGAACCCGGGGGACGGCCGGCTGTGGCAGCGTCTCGTGATCACCCGCGCCATGCCCTACGCCTACGACGTGGAGCTGGCCGATCTGGACGGGGACGGAGACATGGATGCCGCCGCATCGGCCTGGAAGGGGAGTCACTTCTTCTGGTTCGAGAACCGGGGATGGCCCGGAACCGGCGGCTGGCCGCGGCACCGCATCGAGGACGATCTTCGCGCACGGGACAACGGCCCCGCCCAGACCCTGACCATCCGGGCAGCCGACTTCGACGGAGACGGCGACCAGGACCTGCTGGCCACGGTTCATGAGGCGGACCTGGTGGCCTGGTACGAGAACCAGGGAGGCCGGGACCGCGGAAAGGTGTCGTGGAAGCGTCATTCCGTGGACGCCGAGACGCCTTACCCGACCCACGGACAGCCGGTGGACATGGACCGCGACGGCGACATGGACATCGTCATGGCCCTGGGCATGCACGCGGATCCCGGGGACGCCAACACCCATCAGGTCGCCTGGTACGAAAACACCGGAAACCCAGCGGCGGGAGCCTGGCCCAAGCACGTGCTGGCCCGGGGTTTTCAGGACGCCTTCGAAGTGGTGGCCGGCGATCTGGATGGAGACGGAGACCTCGACGCCGCGGCCACGTCCTGGCGTTCTCCCGGCCGCGTCGCGTGGTTCGAAAACCCGGGCCTCCCAGGCCGTCTCTGGCGGACCCGGGTCCTGAAGGAGGATTGGCGCAGCGCCAATCAGCTGCTGCTGGCCGACCTGAACGGCGACGGGAGGCTCGACATCGTGGCCTGCGCCGAGCGCGGGAGCCAGGAACTGCGCTGGTGGCGAAACGAGGGGCCTCAGCCGGACGCCGGTGACGTGAGGCGGAGGGAACGAACCACCGCGAGGGATGGGATCCCCGAGCCGCCGGCTTCGGGACCGTTCCGGGACTTGGACGACGCGATCCTGGGGGACGCCGTCATCGTCAGCGGCAAGGAGCTGTTCATCGACGATCACGTCATCCAAGAGCTCAAGGGAGCCCGCAGAGTCCTGAAGCGGGCCGTGAAGCACCGCGGCAATCCCCTGATGGTCCCCGACCGGCCCTGGGAGACCCAGAAGCTCAACCGGGGCGCGGTCCTTTACGACGAGCCGGAGGGGATCTTCAAGATGTGGTACCCCTACTTCGTCAAGGAGGAGAAGACGGCGGACGGCTGGGAGATCGAGGGCGTTCTGGGCTATGCCACCTCACGGGACGGACTGGCCTGGGACAAACCGATCATCAACACCCGGGACGGGAACAACCTCGCCGACGCTCCCGTCCACGCCAATCCTCCGGCCGTCTTCAAGGACCCGGCCGATCCGGATCCCCGGCGCCGCTACAAGATGATGTACGGTGGCGTGGACCCCAAGGTCCCCAACGGCTGGGCCACCTTCGTCGCCTACTCGCCCGACGGCATCCGCTGGACGCCGGAGCCCCTGAACCCGGTGGTTCCCCACAGCGACACCATCTGCTCCGTCCACTGGGACCCGCGATCCGGCGCCTACGTGAGCTACCTCCGCTTCGGCCCCCCCAACATCCGGCTCATCGCCAGAACCCAGAGCGAGGACTTCGTCCACTGGTCTCCCAAGCTCACTGTGATCCGCCGGACCCGGATGGACGAGCCCTTCGCAACCCAGCACTACGGGATGAAGATCATGCCCTACGAGGGGGTCTACATCGGATTGCTGGAGGCCTACCACGGCCAGACCGACGCGCCCATCCCGACGGACAAGCTCTGGATGGACAGGGCCGACACCCAGTTGACCTTCAGCCGCAACGGCCTCACCTGGACCCGGGTCGGCCCCGAGGGCGCCATCCCCCATGGCCAGTTGGAACAGGATGGACGCGACTGGCGGAGGATCGCCCGGAAATCCGCCATCCTCTCCTACGGCGAGCATGGCCAGGACTGGGATTGGGGCAGCGTCTACGCCTTTCAGCCGCCGCTGGCGGTCGGCGACCAGATCCGGATCTACTACCTGGGAAGCACCACCCGACACGGGGGAGTCCGCTACCACGGCGACACGGAGTCCAGCGGAGTCGGCTTGGCCACGCTGCGGCTGGACGGCTTCGTCGCAGTCCAGGCTGCGAAAGCCGGAACTCTCACCACCAAGCCCCTCGTGTTTGTCGGCGACGAGTTGGAGGTCAACGCCGACGCGGAAGGCGGGACGATCCGGGTGGAGGTCCTGGCTCCGGACGGAAGGGTCATCGAGGGATTCGGCCGAGAAGACTGCAAGCCCCTCACCACCGACAGCGTCCGGCACGTCCTGGAATGGAACGGGAATCGGGACTGCCACCCGATCCAGGGCCGGCCCATCCGCCTGCGCTTCCACCTCGAGAGGGCGGAGCTGTACTCGTTCACGCCCAGGATCCGGCATATTCAATATGTGCCGACGGAATGA
- a CDS encoding Gfo/Idh/MocA family oxidoreductase, whose product MTKQWKRRSFLSTAGRVAAGLVILPNSRSVWGYPANERLNIAVVGVGGMGAWNLAHFAGENVEYSTGMRVKPSSQPKMTGENIVAICDTDERSAGESAPRRRNPPGHALARYGQAKKFNDYRQMLDEMDREIDAVVVSTPDHTHAPASLAAMLRGKHVYSEKPGAISVYEARMLAKVAAEKKVATQLGTQIHASDNFRRIVELVRSGAIGAVEECHIFVGGRRRTRERPTETPPVPKGLHWDLFVGTAPYRPYHPTYSRGCGGNWQGWWDFGIGGLGNTATHYFNLAFWALDLRYPISVEAEGPPPHPERSPEQIHVRYRFPARGEMPPVTLTWTRGDQLPPVVAENDFPDWAWGVFVGTEGMLLVNYPQRMLWPADKFAKFQPPKPSIPPSIGKEIGRRPEWMAAYKHHEEWRRTAEVGHRAEWIAACKTGSPTSSHFGYSGPLTETVNLGVVAHRSGAKLEWDAENLRVANSPEATALLRREYRSGWTL is encoded by the coding sequence ATGACGAAACAGTGGAAGCGCCGGAGTTTTCTCAGCACTGCGGGCCGCGTTGCGGCGGGGTTGGTGATTCTCCCCAACAGCCGTTCGGTCTGGGGCTACCCGGCCAACGAACGGCTCAATATCGCTGTTGTCGGCGTCGGCGGCATGGGGGCGTGGAATCTCGCTCACTTCGCGGGGGAGAACGTGGAGTACTCGACGGGTATGAGGGTCAAGCCGTCGTCACAGCCGAAGATGACCGGAGAGAACATCGTGGCGATCTGCGACACGGACGAGCGGTCAGCCGGCGAATCGGCTCCCAGGCGCCGGAATCCTCCCGGGCACGCCCTCGCCCGCTATGGACAAGCGAAGAAGTTCAACGATTACCGGCAGATGCTCGACGAGATGGACCGCGAGATCGACGCCGTGGTGGTGTCTACTCCCGATCACACCCACGCGCCGGCCAGTCTTGCGGCGATGCTGCGCGGCAAGCACGTCTACTCAGAAAAGCCGGGAGCCATCTCGGTCTACGAAGCCCGCATGCTGGCCAAGGTCGCCGCCGAGAAAAAGGTGGCGACGCAGTTGGGAACCCAGATCCACGCCTCGGACAACTTCCGCCGCATCGTCGAGCTGGTCCGCAGCGGAGCCATCGGCGCGGTGGAGGAATGCCATATCTTTGTCGGCGGGAGACGCAGGACGCGCGAACGCCCGACGGAGACGCCGCCCGTCCCCAAAGGGCTTCACTGGGATCTCTTCGTGGGAACGGCGCCCTACCGTCCCTATCATCCCACCTATTCCCGCGGCTGCGGCGGCAACTGGCAGGGCTGGTGGGATTTCGGCATCGGGGGTCTCGGCAACACCGCCACCCACTACTTCAACCTGGCCTTCTGGGCTCTGGATCTCCGTTATCCCATCTCGGTGGAGGCCGAGGGGCCGCCACCGCATCCTGAGAGGTCTCCCGAGCAGATCCATGTCCGCTACCGGTTCCCGGCCCGCGGTGAGATGCCGCCGGTCACCCTGACCTGGACGCGAGGCGATCAACTGCCTCCGGTGGTTGCCGAGAACGACTTCCCCGACTGGGCCTGGGGGGTCTTCGTGGGCACCGAGGGAATGCTGCTGGTGAATTACCCGCAGCGGATGCTCTGGCCTGCGGACAAGTTCGCCAAATTCCAGCCGCCCAAGCCCAGCATCCCGCCCTCCATCGGCAAGGAAATCGGCCGCCGTCCCGAGTGGATGGCCGCCTACAAGCATCACGAGGAATGGCGTCGAACGGCCGAGGTGGGGCATCGGGCCGAGTGGATCGCCGCCTGCAAGACAGGGAGCCCGACGAGCAGCCACTTCGGCTATTCCGGACCCCTCACGGAGACGGTCAACCTGGGCGTCGTGGCCCACCGCAGCGGCGCCAAACTCGAGTGGGACGCCGAGAATCTGCGGGTCGCCAACTCTCCGGAGGCGACCGCGCTGCTGAGACGGGAATACCGGTCCGGTTGGACGTTGTAA
- a CDS encoding VCBS repeat-containing protein: protein MNGAVALVFTAFFLAPPLLAQAPRFSEHLIQDGYTYTYGVGAGDLDGDGDVDLTSADAFGHDSLYWFQNDGTGEFTKFFIQRDDPERLERHALGDVDGDGDLDVVIVKNLYGDLLWFRNNGTPQDGRLWQRVVLTQGMPYAYDVVLGDLDGDGDLDAAASGWKGAHFYWFENTGWPGRRGWPRHRIEADIRGRDNGPSRTRAMRAGDFDGDGDLDLLGTAPGADLTVWYENRRSTATEAPWPRLQPTPVLWTKHVVDGRTRNPIHGQPVDMDGDGDLDILMAMGMHGKPGDRTTHQIAWYENNGTPAAGAWPKHLIRDGFQDAFEVVAGDLDGDGDLDAAATSWRTPGRVAWFRNHGRKGERWTMHLLKQDWRSANQILIADLDGNGRLDIAACAEKGTQELRWWRNLGPPGRSQASGSR, encoded by the coding sequence ATGAACGGCGCTGTTGCCCTCGTTTTCACCGCCTTCTTTCTGGCACCACCGCTCCTGGCCCAAGCGCCACGATTCTCGGAGCACCTGATCCAGGACGGCTACACCTACACCTACGGAGTCGGAGCCGGCGACCTGGACGGCGACGGCGACGTGGACCTGACCAGCGCCGACGCCTTCGGGCACGATTCCCTCTACTGGTTCCAGAACGACGGGACCGGAGAATTCACGAAGTTTTTCATTCAACGGGACGATCCCGAGCGGCTGGAACGCCATGCCCTGGGGGACGTCGACGGCGACGGGGACCTGGACGTGGTCATCGTCAAGAACCTCTACGGAGACCTCCTCTGGTTCCGGAACAACGGGACGCCCCAGGATGGCCGGCTCTGGCAGAGGGTCGTCCTCACCCAGGGTATGCCCTACGCCTACGACGTGGTGCTGGGCGACCTGGACGGCGACGGCGATCTGGATGCGGCCGCCTCCGGCTGGAAGGGAGCCCACTTCTACTGGTTCGAGAATACGGGCTGGCCGGGGCGTAGAGGCTGGCCCAGGCACCGGATCGAGGCCGATATCCGCGGCCGCGACAACGGACCCTCCCGGACCCGGGCCATGCGGGCCGGGGACTTCGACGGGGATGGGGACCTGGACCTCCTGGGCACCGCGCCCGGGGCCGACCTCACCGTCTGGTATGAAAACCGGCGCTCCACGGCGACCGAGGCGCCGTGGCCGCGCTTGCAGCCGACCCCCGTCCTCTGGACCAAACACGTCGTGGACGGCCGCACCCGCAATCCCATCCACGGACAGCCGGTGGACATGGACGGTGACGGCGACCTGGACATCCTGATGGCCATGGGCATGCACGGGAAGCCCGGGGACAGGACCACTCACCAGATCGCGTGGTACGAGAACAACGGGACTCCGGCTGCGGGCGCCTGGCCCAAGCACCTGATCCGGGACGGATTTCAGGACGCCTTCGAGGTGGTGGCGGGGGACCTGGACGGCGACGGCGACCTGGACGCGGCGGCCACTTCGTGGCGGACCCCGGGCCGGGTGGCGTGGTTCCGGAATCACGGCCGCAAGGGCGAGCGCTGGACCATGCACCTCCTGAAGCAAGACTGGCGGAGCGCCAATCAGATCCTGATCGCAGACCTGGACGGCAACGGCCGGCTGGACATCGCGGCGTGTGCCGAAAAGGGCACCCAGGAACTGCGCTGGTGGCGAAACCTGGGGCCGCCGGGACGCTCCCAGGCAAGCGGCTCCCGATGA
- a CDS encoding CRTAC1 family protein, with the protein MIPFLLLLSIRFLDIAPEAGLDFRHHSGSPEKNFILETIGGGVAWIDYDRDGWPDLYLVNGGKWDELLAGTRSVSNALYRNNGDGTFADVTAGSGLTSPHWGMGATVGDVDNDGWPDLYLCNFGPNILYRNNGDGTFADVTAGSGAGNSRWSSSAAFSDYDGDGWIDLYVTNYVVFDPHSPLPPECNYRGITVHCGPKEMTAAPDALYRNRGDGTFTQVTSEAGLAVTPAYGLGAVWGDYDNDGDPDLYVANDSMANFLFQNRGDGRFLEVAALGGVAYNQDGREQAGMGVAFGDYDRDGFLDLYVTNFSDDYHTLYRNRRGRLFRDVTYAAEVAFPSWQFLGWGVQFADLDNDGWLDLFVSNGHIYPQVDGYETGTRFAQRKLLFRNQGNGKFRETAGEWGEDLSRPWSSRGAAFADFDNDGDLDVAVNNLDERASLYRNEGAGGAGHWLNLALEGKPSNRSAIGTRVILQAGDWSQLQEVQGGSSYQATNDFRLHFGLGELAEAKKLIVRWRSGAVQTFDGVAANLHYRLKEGAELEPLRLKGREVRGRSYSSRPGGGAAGPTRQEQAIEQAPHSD; encoded by the coding sequence ATGATCCCGTTCCTTCTTCTGCTGAGCATCCGATTCCTGGACATCGCCCCTGAGGCGGGCCTCGATTTTCGGCACCACAGCGGGAGTCCCGAGAAGAATTTCATCCTGGAGACCATCGGTGGCGGGGTCGCCTGGATCGACTACGACCGGGACGGCTGGCCCGACCTCTACCTGGTGAACGGGGGCAAGTGGGACGAGTTGCTGGCCGGCACGCGGAGCGTCTCCAACGCCCTCTACCGCAACAACGGCGACGGCACCTTCGCCGACGTCACTGCCGGATCCGGCCTGACCAGTCCCCACTGGGGCATGGGAGCCACGGTGGGCGACGTGGACAACGACGGCTGGCCCGACCTCTACCTGTGCAACTTCGGTCCCAACATCCTCTACCGAAACAACGGCGACGGCACCTTCGCCGACGTCACCGCCGGCAGCGGCGCCGGGAATTCCCGCTGGAGCTCGTCGGCCGCCTTCAGCGACTACGACGGGGACGGGTGGATCGACCTTTACGTCACCAACTATGTGGTATTCGATCCCCATTCCCCGCTCCCGCCCGAGTGCAACTACCGGGGGATCACGGTCCACTGCGGCCCCAAAGAGATGACCGCCGCCCCCGACGCGCTCTACCGAAACCGCGGCGACGGGACCTTCACCCAAGTGACTTCCGAGGCGGGCCTGGCGGTGACTCCCGCCTACGGCCTCGGAGCCGTCTGGGGCGACTACGACAACGACGGCGACCCGGACCTCTACGTGGCCAACGACTCCATGGCCAACTTCCTGTTCCAAAACCGGGGGGACGGACGTTTCCTGGAGGTAGCGGCGCTGGGAGGAGTCGCCTACAACCAGGACGGCCGGGAGCAGGCGGGCATGGGAGTGGCCTTCGGCGATTATGACCGGGACGGCTTTCTGGATCTCTATGTGACCAATTTCTCGGACGATTACCACACCCTTTACCGCAACCGGAGAGGACGGCTGTTTCGAGACGTCACCTACGCTGCGGAAGTGGCCTTCCCCAGTTGGCAGTTCCTCGGCTGGGGAGTCCAATTCGCCGATCTGGACAACGACGGCTGGCTGGATCTGTTCGTTTCCAACGGGCACATCTATCCGCAGGTGGACGGCTACGAGACGGGCACCCGCTTCGCCCAGCGCAAGCTCCTCTTTCGGAATCAGGGGAACGGGAAATTCCGGGAGACGGCCGGGGAATGGGGCGAGGACCTCTCCCGGCCCTGGTCCAGCCGGGGAGCGGCCTTCGCCGATTTCGACAATGACGGCGACCTGGACGTGGCCGTCAACAACCTGGACGAGCGCGCCTCCCTTTACCGCAACGAGGGCGCGGGAGGCGCCGGACACTGGCTGAACCTGGCACTGGAAGGAAAACCCTCAAACCGGAGCGCCATCGGCACCCGGGTGATCCTTCAGGCCGGGGACTGGAGCCAGTTGCAGGAGGTCCAGGGGGGATCCAGCTACCAGGCCACCAACGACTTCCGCCTTCACTTCGGCCTGGGAGAGTTGGCGGAGGCGAAGAAGCTGATCGTCCGTTGGCGTAGCGGCGCGGTACAGACCTTTGACGGAGTCGCGGCCAATCTTCACTACCGTCTAAAGGAGGGGGCGGAGCTCGAACCTCTTCGCCTCAAGGGACGAGAGGTGCGCGGCAGGTCATACTCATCCCGTCCCGGCGGTGGCGCTGCGGGACCCACTCGACAAGAGCAGGCAATCGAACAAGCTCCGCATTCCGACTGA
- a CDS encoding sulfatase-like hydrolase/transferase, giving the protein MKTAAALTGAAVGAPSLLRGRERRPNVLLIIADDLAAWMTGCYGNRVIRTPHIDRLAAGGTRFENGFVCTPICSPSRATLMTGRIPPQTGIHDWLTPRPIANPPQGQARLPRSWRDEIFISDLLKEEGYRCGYSGKWHLGENGRPQHGYGFWYTQDRPNRNQDPNMFRGTQPVTEKGYIADLIHQEGIRFLEQVRGRREPWFLTLSHFNPHTPYAGHPQQYYDMYAQEDFESVGFEPKRRDALREAELMDDPVTNMRGAAASTTALDDRIGRILDYLDDNGLTGNTLVLFVGDNGYLHGRHGLWSKGEAAWPPVMYEEVLRVPTLWRWPGRIESGAVRRELVSFYDVLPTLCELLGIQLPREGHYCGRSYGPLLEGRRPDGWVDRVYAYLGNTYCVREPRYKYVMRNQGYGPNELWDLETDPTEHRNRVGDPALAGVTDRLRGELVNWLRRYGEKWAVLPFEEGRV; this is encoded by the coding sequence TTGAAGACCGCCGCAGCCTTGACCGGCGCCGCGGTGGGGGCCCCGTCGCTGCTCCGGGGCCGGGAGAGACGGCCCAACGTGCTGCTCATCATCGCCGACGACCTGGCCGCCTGGATGACCGGCTGCTACGGCAACCGGGTGATCCGGACGCCCCATATCGATCGTCTGGCGGCCGGCGGCACCCGTTTCGAGAACGGGTTCGTCTGTACCCCCATCTGCTCTCCCAGCCGGGCCACGCTGATGACGGGACGGATTCCACCCCAGACCGGGATCCACGACTGGCTCACGCCGCGCCCCATTGCCAACCCCCCACAGGGACAGGCGCGGCTTCCCCGGAGCTGGCGCGACGAGATCTTCATCTCCGACCTGTTGAAGGAGGAGGGCTACCGTTGCGGCTACAGCGGCAAGTGGCACCTGGGAGAAAACGGCCGGCCCCAGCATGGTTACGGGTTCTGGTATACGCAGGACCGCCCCAACCGGAACCAGGATCCCAACATGTTCCGGGGCACACAGCCGGTCACCGAGAAGGGCTACATCGCCGACCTCATCCACCAGGAGGGCATCCGATTCCTGGAACAGGTCCGAGGCCGGCGCGAGCCCTGGTTTCTCACCTTGTCGCACTTCAATCCGCACACTCCGTACGCGGGTCATCCCCAGCAGTACTACGACATGTATGCCCAGGAGGACTTCGAGTCGGTGGGATTCGAGCCCAAGCGCCGGGACGCCCTGCGGGAGGCGGAGCTGATGGACGATCCGGTCACCAACATGAGGGGCGCCGCCGCCTCCACCACCGCCCTCGACGACCGGATCGGCCGGATTTTGGACTACTTGGACGATAACGGCCTGACCGGGAACACGCTGGTCCTGTTCGTGGGTGACAACGGCTACCTGCACGGCCGCCACGGCCTCTGGAGCAAGGGAGAGGCGGCCTGGCCTCCGGTCATGTACGAGGAGGTTCTGAGGGTCCCCACCTTGTGGCGCTGGCCGGGAAGGATCGAGTCCGGCGCGGTGCGCCGGGAGCTGGTGAGCTTCTACGACGTTCTGCCCACCCTCTGCGAATTGCTGGGCATTCAACTGCCGCGGGAGGGCCATTACTGCGGCCGGAGCTACGGGCCGCTGCTCGAAGGGCGGAGGCCGGACGGCTGGGTGGACCGGGTCTACGCCTACCTGGGCAACACCTACTGCGTCCGGGAACCTCGATACAAGTACGTGATGCGCAACCAGGGTTACGGTCCCAACGAGTTGTGGGATCTGGAGACCGATCCCACCGAGCATCGCAACCGTGTCGGCGACCCGGCGCTGGCGGGAGTCACGGACCGGTTGCGCGGAGAGTTGGTCAACTGGTTGCGGCGGTACGGCGAGAAGTGGGCGGTTCTGCCCTTCGAGGAAGGCAGGGTTTGA